One region of Candidatus Bathyarchaeia archaeon genomic DNA includes:
- a CDS encoding chromosome segregation SMC family protein: MFIKRIDIRGFKTFNKKVSINLGTGFTVITGPNGSGKSNILDSLKFALGELSPRELRGRSLSDLVHKSQGEGARSAYVAVQFDNSDRKLPVDSDLVTVSREFSKGGEGIYRLNGRRLSRKQVQDIMSSADIQVTGFNLISQHAITRLAEISTEERRRILESLIGIGTFETKKAEARVQLQEADLNLKVAAARVDEVRQRIEQLERERNDLLRFNLLKTEINSQQARILSAQILALENRDHEMSQTLQQELLKLDQVRREREDLTQQRAKIEAERRSFEEKTVTQGNQELFDIERRMAEASKGIVEAKSAAETARNLVATRTRQREAFTKQAEEMETAIKPLSSSIKSLHSHRKVIEEKLEDSTSKVEKISEKLTANRASLDQDTKKLRDVQDEIDGLGKELANLTAQGKGSSTKLDLTASHLQTLEARQKEFSQLSEELKTRIREMEKLQKEEEKRLETIEQKTKEYSELKDQRRKEIDEAFDIAKKARVTVVEFNTQKTLADNIGAEDKAIEKIEEMADEGALKGVYGRLEDLVKFPEEYRKAIQSASAGWMKALVVKNLEVAIRCVESLKRTKLGRVKIVPIEDLELEEELEVDNASGIVGPLSKVVRSDKSITPAVRFVFGDTILATTQRAAFLTAAKGQRCVVTSGDLYEPGGGLESGYYRAPLEISNLVPRSTALESLEKTVKSLETVVQRSRSDVDRIETELDELLEDRVSASKTREALARDVELAKKSSERTRAFLRQTTRRIDSLQNSMSKEKILLEETAEKQAEMKRRLAVREEERTRLRLDSRRSALSQLETERDQATRENQVVLREKLELESRLSSEQSSLETLRPGIDQIRIQLRALDSEIHREEGRAGEALERLQTLEKGMKQFTEEKERLVGNLDSVGDERKKYEEQFVEVEKATRKLLQMMDPLNASVTDLKAGLREVDAQLTIFRGQLSGLGFERPLETHPDLIKAAEDMKRALEQERDEIGAINQLAAQQYESQKEGYKHLSVRIGELEREKLVILDFMNELERRKLDTFMSAYNKVNETFQSIFREMTSEGNGRMVLDNPENPFEGGLDVLLQFPGKTELTIGSASGGEKSVSTVCYLLALQQIHPMPFYVMDEIDAHLDVLNAKRLATLLRSRSSMSQFIVISLKDTTISRAERVFGVFIDKGSSQIVSLPVRGENN, encoded by the coding sequence GTGTTCATCAAGAGAATCGACATTCGAGGATTCAAGACCTTCAACAAGAAGGTCTCCATCAACCTCGGCACGGGATTCACCGTCATCACCGGACCCAACGGATCCGGCAAATCCAACATCCTAGATAGCCTCAAGTTCGCGCTGGGCGAACTGAGCCCCAGAGAACTCCGAGGCAGAAGCCTCTCCGACCTAGTCCACAAATCCCAGGGCGAAGGAGCCCGCTCCGCCTATGTGGCCGTGCAGTTCGATAACAGCGACCGCAAGCTACCGGTAGATTCTGACCTCGTAACAGTATCCAGGGAATTCTCCAAAGGCGGAGAAGGAATCTACCGCCTCAACGGAAGACGCCTCTCCAGAAAACAAGTCCAAGACATAATGAGCTCAGCTGACATCCAGGTCACCGGATTCAACCTCATCTCACAACACGCAATCACCCGCCTCGCAGAGATCAGCACGGAGGAACGAAGAAGGATTCTGGAAAGCCTAATCGGAATCGGAACCTTCGAGACCAAGAAAGCCGAAGCGAGAGTACAGTTGCAAGAGGCTGATCTAAACCTCAAAGTCGCCGCCGCGAGAGTTGACGAGGTCAGACAGAGAATAGAACAGTTGGAAAGAGAAAGAAACGACCTTCTCCGGTTCAACCTTCTCAAGACAGAGATAAACAGCCAACAAGCCCGCATCCTTTCCGCCCAGATCCTGGCACTCGAAAACCGCGATCACGAGATGTCCCAAACCCTCCAGCAGGAACTGCTCAAGCTCGATCAAGTAAGACGAGAACGAGAAGACCTAACGCAGCAAAGAGCAAAGATCGAGGCGGAAAGACGTAGCTTCGAGGAAAAAACGGTCACGCAAGGAAACCAGGAACTCTTCGACATTGAAAGACGCATGGCAGAAGCGAGCAAAGGCATTGTCGAAGCAAAGTCCGCCGCAGAAACGGCAAGGAATCTAGTTGCAACCCGCACAAGACAACGTGAAGCCTTCACAAAACAAGCTGAAGAGATGGAAACCGCCATCAAACCCCTATCTAGCTCGATCAAGAGCCTCCATTCACACCGAAAAGTCATCGAAGAGAAGCTCGAAGACTCCACCTCCAAGGTCGAAAAAATAAGCGAAAAACTCACCGCCAACAGAGCGTCCCTCGACCAAGATACCAAAAAACTGCGAGATGTCCAAGACGAGATCGACGGGCTGGGAAAGGAACTCGCAAACCTCACCGCCCAAGGCAAGGGCAGTTCGACAAAACTCGACCTGACCGCAAGCCACCTGCAAACCCTGGAAGCCCGCCAGAAGGAGTTCTCCCAGCTCTCTGAAGAACTGAAGACCCGAATCCGAGAAATGGAAAAGCTTCAGAAGGAAGAAGAAAAGCGGCTCGAAACAATCGAACAAAAAACAAAGGAATACAGTGAACTCAAGGATCAGCGCAGGAAAGAGATCGACGAAGCCTTTGACATCGCAAAGAAGGCGAGAGTCACCGTCGTTGAATTCAACACCCAAAAAACCCTAGCAGACAACATAGGGGCCGAAGACAAGGCAATCGAGAAGATCGAAGAGATGGCTGATGAAGGCGCACTGAAGGGCGTCTATGGTCGTCTCGAAGACCTCGTCAAATTCCCTGAAGAGTACCGCAAGGCAATCCAATCAGCCAGCGCCGGCTGGATGAAAGCGCTGGTTGTGAAGAATCTAGAAGTAGCAATCCGGTGTGTCGAGAGCCTGAAACGTACCAAGCTTGGACGCGTCAAGATAGTTCCAATAGAAGATCTTGAGCTCGAAGAAGAACTCGAGGTAGACAATGCATCCGGGATAGTTGGTCCCCTTTCGAAAGTAGTACGGTCAGACAAGTCCATCACTCCTGCCGTCCGGTTCGTCTTCGGCGATACGATACTCGCCACAACGCAAAGAGCAGCCTTCCTGACAGCGGCCAAAGGGCAACGATGCGTCGTGACCAGCGGGGATCTTTATGAGCCCGGAGGAGGCTTGGAGAGCGGTTACTATAGAGCCCCGCTCGAAATTTCAAACTTGGTCCCCCGCTCTACCGCGCTTGAAAGCCTTGAGAAAACAGTGAAGTCGCTGGAAACAGTTGTGCAGCGTTCGCGGTCCGATGTTGACCGGATTGAGACGGAGCTAGATGAGCTATTGGAAGACCGAGTGTCCGCGAGCAAGACGCGAGAGGCCTTAGCAAGAGATGTGGAACTTGCCAAGAAGAGCTCCGAGAGAACAAGAGCCTTCCTACGGCAGACTACCCGACGGATTGACAGCCTTCAGAACTCGATGTCGAAAGAAAAAATCCTGTTGGAGGAGACTGCAGAAAAACAAGCGGAGATGAAGCGGCGCCTCGCCGTCAGAGAAGAAGAAAGAACGAGACTCAGACTTGATTCCAGGAGGTCAGCGCTCTCCCAGCTCGAAACTGAGCGAGACCAAGCCACCCGCGAGAATCAGGTTGTTCTTCGAGAAAAACTCGAACTAGAATCCCGACTATCTTCCGAACAATCTTCTCTTGAGACTCTGAGACCGGGAATCGACCAGATTCGAATACAGCTGCGAGCGCTTGACTCTGAGATTCATCGGGAAGAGGGCCGAGCCGGCGAAGCACTTGAGCGACTCCAGACGCTAGAGAAAGGGATGAAGCAGTTCACCGAGGAGAAGGAGCGGTTAGTCGGAAATTTGGACAGCGTTGGAGATGAGCGAAAGAAGTACGAAGAACAGTTTGTGGAAGTCGAAAAGGCAACTCGGAAACTCTTGCAAATGATGGATCCTCTCAATGCAAGCGTGACCGATCTAAAAGCAGGACTTAGAGAAGTCGACGCTCAACTCACGATCTTCAGAGGACAACTTAGTGGACTCGGCTTCGAGAGGCCCCTTGAGACTCACCCCGACCTAATCAAGGCGGCCGAAGATATGAAACGCGCCCTCGAACAAGAACGCGACGAGATAGGCGCCATCAACCAGCTCGCCGCACAACAATACGAATCACAGAAAGAAGGATACAAACACCTCTCAGTCAGGATTGGAGAACTCGAGCGCGAGAAACTAGTGATCCTCGACTTCATGAACGAACTAGAGAGGAGGAAACTTGACACTTTCATGAGCGCATACAACAAGGTGAACGAGACATTCCAGAGTATTTTCCGAGAGATGACCAGCGAGGGAAATGGAAGAATGGTTCTGGATAATCCTGAAAACCCGTTCGAAGGCGGACTCGATGTCCTGCTTCAGTTCCCTGGAAAAACCGAGCTCACAATTGGTAGCGCGAGTGGAGGAGAGAAGTCCGTCTCAACAGTCTGCTACCTCCTCGCACTTCAACAGATCCATCCCATGCCCTTTTACGTGATGGACGAGATCGACGCGCATCTCGATGTTCTGAATGCAAAGCGTCTGGCAACGCTTCTGAGATCGAGGAGCAGCATGTCCCAGTTCATCGTAATCTCTCTCAAAGACACGACAATATCGCGAGCAGAGAGAGTCTTCGGAGTCTTCATCGATAAAGGCAGCAGCCAGATCGTGTCCTTACCGGTAAGAGGCGAGAACAATTGA
- a CDS encoding ATPase domain-containing protein: MLCSPVRITIIGILTMFGRKKKDEKEDEATDDVSTTSTSASTANAPVTSTPVQAHPVPAGSPTPPNLPPMTTTSSSYQSARSSPSMAQIDEDSSLSRLLQSLLRDLPPDSGSFGGEPPRAFAMQSSPEWVPPRATPTSRPMMIVPGGKKDAEPDKPTMAPTPPASPVRSMKPPEPVPQQPAKETVQPKFYPPPSPDKPERSVREEAPKRSSPPKASQSFDHIFELTQGNLESPGLVVVNGSQGSGKTTLCSGLASSFLKQGNPCMFVTYDKAPGALREQMKKIGADPSEAESQYRFLLVDGFSSQSDSFSFEPYYVEKAFDFDSIQDALVKNSSMFIGEKTKILFDSIDPVVAKVASKDFVKRLSETLDKLRDSSVTLVLTVDLSKAPKDVVKWLEDTASCVIDLDRDDSDPNGRELKVRKLNGSASKLDTETFEIDGSKGLVFVK, encoded by the coding sequence ATGCTGTGTTCTCCTGTTCGAATTACTATCATAGGAATACTCACCATGTTCGGACGCAAGAAAAAAGATGAGAAGGAAGACGAGGCAACTGACGATGTGTCAACAACGTCCACGTCCGCATCGACGGCCAATGCTCCCGTGACTTCGACTCCGGTCCAGGCTCACCCAGTTCCAGCTGGCTCACCTACGCCTCCGAACCTTCCGCCTATGACTACTACTAGTAGCTCCTATCAGTCTGCGAGAAGTTCCCCATCTATGGCTCAGATAGACGAGGATAGTTCGTTGAGCAGACTGCTGCAATCTTTGCTCAGAGATTTGCCGCCCGATTCAGGCTCGTTTGGCGGGGAACCGCCGAGAGCGTTCGCTATGCAGAGCAGCCCAGAATGGGTGCCACCCAGAGCGACACCCACGAGCAGGCCGATGATGATCGTCCCAGGTGGGAAGAAGGACGCCGAGCCCGACAAACCAACTATGGCGCCAACGCCCCCTGCGTCGCCAGTCCGTTCCATGAAACCTCCTGAGCCTGTTCCGCAGCAGCCTGCAAAGGAAACGGTGCAGCCTAAGTTCTATCCGCCGCCGTCTCCGGACAAACCTGAGAGGTCGGTCCGGGAAGAGGCTCCGAAACGTTCAAGCCCTCCAAAGGCCTCTCAGAGTTTCGACCATATTTTCGAGCTTACGCAGGGGAACCTGGAGTCTCCTGGTCTCGTGGTTGTGAATGGGAGCCAAGGTTCTGGTAAGACTACTCTGTGCTCTGGGCTTGCGAGCAGTTTTCTGAAGCAGGGAAACCCGTGCATGTTCGTCACTTATGACAAGGCGCCGGGTGCGCTTAGAGAGCAGATGAAGAAGATAGGCGCGGATCCGTCAGAAGCTGAGTCGCAGTACAGGTTCTTGCTGGTGGACGGTTTTTCGTCCCAGTCTGACTCGTTCAGTTTTGAGCCGTACTATGTTGAGAAGGCGTTTGATTTCGATTCGATACAGGACGCACTCGTCAAGAATAGCTCCATGTTTATCGGCGAGAAGACGAAGATTCTATTCGACTCGATCGATCCTGTTGTAGCGAAGGTTGCGTCCAAGGACTTTGTTAAGAGACTGAGCGAGACTTTGGACAAGCTCAGAGATTCGAGCGTGACACTTGTCTTGACGGTGGATCTCTCGAAAGCGCCTAAGGATGTGGTAAAGTGGCTGGAGGATACGGCGTCGTGCGTTATCGATCTTGACAGGGATGATTCTGATCCTAATGGGCGAGAATTGAAGGTCCGAAAGCTGAACGGATCAGCGTCAAAACTTGATACAGAGACTTTCGAGATAGACGGCAGCAAAGGGCTCGTCTTCGTAAAATAG
- a CDS encoding methylenetetrahydrofolate reductase, which produces MRLNDQARHHNLVTVELIPDRVVPSDLASLKGRVDAITVPALRNGHNDPSYPKSFPVTPQRRSLASASIINRAGITAVPSLTCRDCRRSDLSTISDQVRQGLGNVLIVYGDPYPEPHPGTYEFTKTNELIREVSSLNDGDGPCIGAVTNQHAKNRETEISKTILRVDAGANFIVTNVAFDSESVLDHRDSLLEAGLNVPLFVQVSIPLSLDNVLFVSQKFDIPVPAHVKEKLLNDPTGGSLAVAADAYQALRGEVNGIHFSYLFRQRNPIPAYRHLLETIGISSQTIAPLATSTVKTYPVA; this is translated from the coding sequence ATGAGGCTGAATGATCAGGCGAGGCATCACAACCTTGTTACAGTTGAGCTTATTCCCGACAGAGTTGTTCCAAGCGACTTGGCCTCCCTTAAGGGAAGAGTGGACGCAATCACGGTCCCGGCCCTGAGGAACGGTCACAATGATCCGAGCTATCCGAAGTCTTTCCCAGTAACTCCGCAACGCAGAAGCCTCGCCTCAGCTTCTATAATCAACAGGGCTGGGATAACCGCTGTTCCCTCGCTCACATGTCGCGATTGCCGAAGATCAGACCTCTCAACTATCTCGGACCAAGTGAGACAAGGTCTTGGAAATGTACTGATTGTCTATGGAGACCCTTATCCAGAGCCCCATCCTGGGACCTACGAATTCACCAAAACCAACGAGCTAATTCGAGAGGTCTCCTCGCTAAACGATGGAGACGGCCCATGCATTGGAGCAGTGACCAACCAGCATGCTAAAAATAGAGAAACCGAAATATCCAAGACTATATTACGAGTCGATGCCGGCGCGAATTTCATTGTTACAAATGTCGCCTTTGACTCGGAGAGTGTACTTGACCATAGGGATTCCCTGCTTGAAGCAGGGCTGAACGTCCCACTCTTCGTCCAAGTCTCTATCCCGCTCAGCCTGGACAATGTGCTTTTCGTGAGCCAGAAATTTGACATACCTGTCCCAGCCCACGTTAAGGAGAAACTGCTAAACGACCCGACAGGAGGAAGCCTAGCTGTCGCAGCAGATGCCTACCAAGCTCTGCGAGGGGAAGTAAATGGAATTCACTTCTCATATCTGTTCAGACAGCGAAACCCGATCCCCGCTTATCGCCATTTGCTAGAGACAATTGGGATATCGAGCCAGACTATAGCTCCGCTAGCCACTTCGACTGTGAAAACTTACCCGGTCGCATAG
- a CDS encoding SMC-Scp complex subunit ScpB: MEAQVSTSTAQLKSADLQQQLCEAALYVSGRPLDLKMIGSVIGARSEDKIRGIATAVSKRYKIAGSPIQVVELPDGRFVMQLKAEFAKHVRKLANRPLLTPGPLRTLSFIALKQPITQSYVVRVRGKLAYVHVKQLKDMDLINDERIGRTRMLRTTTTFADYFNLNHDPSLMKRELKKVLQLGEDAPASLETVKPDS; this comes from the coding sequence ATGGAAGCACAAGTTTCGACTAGCACAGCCCAGCTGAAATCTGCTGATCTACAACAGCAGCTCTGCGAGGCCGCACTGTATGTATCTGGAAGGCCTTTAGACTTGAAGATGATCGGGTCTGTCATCGGCGCTAGATCAGAGGATAAGATTCGCGGAATTGCGACAGCGGTTTCAAAACGCTACAAGATTGCTGGCAGCCCAATTCAAGTTGTCGAACTTCCAGACGGGCGGTTTGTCATGCAGTTAAAGGCAGAATTTGCAAAGCACGTTCGAAAACTAGCGAACCGGCCTCTTCTAACACCGGGACCTCTTCGAACACTATCTTTCATAGCTCTGAAGCAACCCATCACACAGTCCTATGTCGTACGCGTTCGTGGAAAACTGGCCTACGTTCATGTGAAACAGTTGAAAGACATGGATCTGATTAATGACGAGAGAATAGGGAGAACTAGAATGCTAAGGACGACTACGACGTTCGCGGACTACTTCAACCTCAACCATGATCCGTCGCTAATGAAAAGGGAACTGAAGAAAGTACTCCAGCTAGGAGAGGACGCGCCAGCATCGTTAGAAACGGTTAAGCCGGATAGCTGA
- a CDS encoding CBS domain-containing protein, with product MLPSLGEIPKKRKELGLTQSRLAISAGVSQSIIAKIEAGSVDPSYSVVQRLFSALERAGVESPARRVDELISRPVVSVARTQLVRDAVDLMRRRGYSQLPVFEGGRSVGSISEKTILDRAARGESLESVLGLKVREIMDSPLPVVNSDTPIDMVLGLLQTNYGVLVSKGENVVGILTKSDILKTKR from the coding sequence ATGCTTCCGTCTCTGGGGGAAATTCCGAAGAAAAGGAAGGAGCTCGGGTTGACGCAGTCTAGACTCGCTATCTCCGCTGGAGTAAGCCAGTCGATAATCGCCAAAATAGAAGCTGGTTCAGTGGATCCCTCGTACTCGGTCGTGCAAAGACTCTTCAGCGCTTTGGAAAGGGCGGGGGTTGAGAGCCCTGCTCGTCGGGTAGATGAGCTGATCAGCCGTCCTGTCGTCTCTGTAGCTAGAACGCAGCTTGTACGGGATGCCGTTGATTTGATGAGGCGTAGGGGTTATTCCCAACTCCCCGTTTTCGAGGGCGGAAGATCTGTTGGAAGCATTTCGGAGAAGACGATTCTCGATCGGGCTGCAAGGGGCGAGTCGCTGGAGTCTGTCCTTGGCCTCAAAGTCCGCGAGATTATGGATTCGCCGTTGCCGGTGGTCAATAGTGACACGCCCATAGATATGGTCCTTGGATTGTTGCAGACCAACTATGGGGTCCTCGTTTCAAAGGGTGAGAACGTTGTTGGCATTCTGACAAAGTCGGACATTCTGAAGACCAAGCGGTGA